From a region of the Pontixanthobacter gangjinensis genome:
- the eda gene encoding bifunctional 4-hydroxy-2-oxoglutarate aldolase/2-dehydro-3-deoxy-phosphogluconate aldolase gives MSDIETIMRTAPVIPVIVIEDVEHAVPLAEALVAGGLRALEVTLRTPAALAAIRAMKQVPGAIVGAGTVTNQEELEDAIAAGSEFIVSPGLTETLGRAAIRHEIPFLPGIANAGDIMRGLDLGLTHFKFFPAMAAGGLPALKALAAPFSQCRFCPTGGISAGNAAEWLAFDPVLCVGGSWVAPKGAPDKTAIEKMAREAMNLRT, from the coding sequence GTGAGTGATATCGAAACCATCATGCGCACAGCGCCCGTCATTCCGGTAATTGTAATTGAAGATGTCGAGCATGCGGTTCCTTTGGCCGAAGCCTTGGTCGCAGGCGGTTTGCGTGCATTGGAAGTTACTTTGCGAACACCTGCCGCGCTCGCTGCAATCCGCGCGATGAAGCAGGTTCCCGGTGCGATTGTTGGCGCAGGTACCGTGACCAATCAGGAGGAACTGGAAGATGCAATCGCTGCGGGAAGCGAATTCATTGTTTCGCCGGGCCTGACAGAAACACTCGGGCGCGCCGCGATCCGCCACGAAATTCCATTTTTGCCCGGTATTGCCAATGCCGGTGACATTATGCGCGGCCTCGACCTCGGCCTAACCCATTTCAAATTCTTCCCAGCGATGGCAGCTGGCGGATTGCCCGCATTGAAGGCGCTTGCTGCGCCGTTTAGCCAATGCCGGTTCTGCCCGACCGGCGGCATTAGCGCGGGCAACGCGGCTGAATGGCTTGCCTTTGATCCGGTGCTTTGCGTCGGCGGAAGCTGGGTTGCGCCCAAGGGTGCACCCGACAAAACCGCAATCGAAAAGATGGCCCGCGAAGCGATGAACCTGCGGACATGA
- a CDS encoding potassium channel family protein, producing the protein MNEQIDRIVTGGSGRRVRGPKFQPLRRASRVPVWGDLAIRLGLAIFLLAIVVVIHWWDREGLVDNLDGEVSFTDVVYFTMISVTTTGFGDIAPISDRARMVEAIIVTPIRFAVFFIFVGTAYNFIIKRSWEKFRMARIQEKLSDHIVVLGYGVSGSESVSELIERGTDPSDIVVIDPSEERLIEAEKLGCNIMAGDSTRNEILNAVRITKARNVLVSAGRDDTSILIVLTVRQLAPKVPISVVVRADDNESLARQAGADNVINPVRFTGLLLAGSAKGAHIADYLADLASVTGRVQLVEREVTEEECGCAITDLGTGGRGLRVYRDGKVLGFWEDECQNLLKGDIIVEIVPTENGEKRGDGHNGRK; encoded by the coding sequence ATGAATGAACAAATCGACCGGATAGTTACAGGCGGCAGCGGACGGCGTGTGCGGGGACCAAAGTTCCAGCCGTTAAGGCGTGCGTCACGCGTTCCGGTTTGGGGCGATCTTGCTATCCGTCTCGGCCTCGCGATTTTCCTGCTGGCGATAGTGGTCGTCATACATTGGTGGGACCGAGAGGGCTTGGTCGACAATCTGGATGGTGAAGTTAGCTTCACCGATGTCGTCTATTTCACGATGATCTCTGTCACCACGACCGGATTTGGCGATATAGCCCCGATCAGCGACCGGGCGCGGATGGTGGAGGCGATAATTGTCACTCCTATTCGCTTTGCCGTATTCTTCATTTTTGTGGGCACCGCCTATAATTTCATTATCAAACGCAGCTGGGAGAAATTTCGCATGGCGCGCATTCAGGAAAAGCTGTCCGACCACATCGTTGTATTGGGATATGGCGTCTCCGGCTCTGAGTCGGTCAGCGAGCTGATCGAACGCGGAACCGACCCGAGTGATATCGTGGTTATTGATCCCAGCGAAGAACGCCTGATCGAAGCCGAAAAGCTTGGTTGCAATATTATGGCTGGCGACTCCACGCGCAACGAGATCCTAAATGCTGTTCGGATTACCAAAGCTCGCAATGTGCTCGTTTCGGCAGGCCGCGATGACACCTCGATCTTGATCGTGCTTACCGTCCGGCAGCTTGCCCCCAAAGTGCCGATAAGCGTAGTTGTGCGAGCTGATGACAATGAGTCTCTTGCTCGTCAGGCAGGAGCCGACAATGTCATCAATCCGGTGCGGTTCACCGGCCTGCTGCTCGCCGGGTCCGCCAAGGGCGCGCACATAGCCGATTATCTTGCCGATCTCGCTTCGGTCACGGGCCGGGTCCAACTGGTCGAGCGCGAAGTTACTGAAGAGGAATGCGGCTGCGCGATCACCGACCTTGGGACCGGCGGTCGCGGCTTGCGCGTTTACCGCGACGGTAAAGTGCTCGGCTTTTGGGAAGACGAATGCCAGAACCTTCTAAAAGGTGACATTATCGTCGAAATCGTCCCAACCGAAAACGGCGAAAAGCGGGGTGATGGTCACAACGGCCGCAAATGA
- the glk gene encoding glucokinase: MNTQLVAVDIGGTHARFAIATIAADGAIVLGEPETLHTKDHASFQTAWEDFRERNGGTLPKAVAMAIAGPVGGDVIRFTNNPWIIRPALTKEKLGVDSFTIVNDFEAVAHAVARASEDQFIHLTGPKGALPATGRLTVLGPGTGLGVAHLYREPNGTYRVSATEGGHVDFAPLDSIEDAILARLRKRHNRVSVERVVAGPAISDIYQTLAAMEGKPVSEEDDVAIWTRGQDGSDSLAAAAVDRFCLSLGSVAGDMALAHGAKGVVIAGGLGYRIRDTLLSSGFAERFRAKGRFESMMSTLPVKLIVHPQPGLFGAAAAYASEFLGDKS, translated from the coding sequence ATGAACACCCAACTCGTAGCCGTTGATATCGGTGGCACCCATGCCCGCTTTGCCATTGCGACCATCGCTGCTGATGGCGCAATCGTATTGGGCGAACCTGAAACGCTTCACACCAAAGACCACGCCAGTTTTCAAACCGCTTGGGAAGATTTCCGCGAGCGTAATGGCGGGACCTTACCCAAGGCAGTTGCCATGGCGATTGCAGGCCCCGTTGGCGGCGATGTCATTCGTTTTACCAACAATCCGTGGATCATCAGACCCGCGCTCACCAAGGAAAAGCTTGGCGTAGATAGTTTTACCATCGTCAATGATTTTGAAGCTGTTGCGCACGCGGTGGCACGCGCCAGTGAAGACCAGTTCATCCATTTAACCGGCCCCAAAGGCGCGTTGCCTGCAACGGGTAGGCTGACCGTGCTTGGTCCCGGCACCGGACTTGGCGTCGCGCACCTCTATCGTGAACCAAACGGCACATATCGCGTTTCGGCGACCGAAGGAGGCCACGTCGATTTCGCCCCACTCGACAGTATTGAAGACGCAATCCTTGCCCGTCTGCGCAAACGCCATAACCGCGTTTCGGTGGAACGCGTGGTCGCTGGCCCCGCTATCTCGGATATCTATCAAACACTCGCAGCGATGGAGGGGAAGCCGGTTTCGGAAGAAGATGACGTGGCGATCTGGACCCGGGGGCAAGACGGCAGCGACAGTCTCGCTGCCGCTGCGGTTGACCGGTTTTGCCTCTCGCTAGGCAGCGTTGCGGGCGATATGGCGCTGGCTCACGGCGCTAAGGGTGTCGTAATTGCAGGCGGGCTTGGTTACCGCATCCGCGATACTCTGTTGTCATCGGGCTTTGCCGAACGGTTCCGCGCCAAGGGGCGCTTCGAGAGCATGATGTCCACCCTGCCAGTAAAATTAATCGTCCATCCGCAACCCGGATTGTTCGGTGCCGCAGCTGCCTATGCATCTGAATTTCTTGGAGATAAATCGTGA
- a CDS encoding DUF1761 domain-containing protein: MFDVNWLAIVLGALAGFVVGGIWYGPVMGKKWIGAVGLTEDQIKEGNMGLIYGGAFAFSLLASWTMAHTFASYGYDLSVFAKIMTAFGVALGFIVPAIGTNYLFSQKSKLLFFIDAGYWLIFYLAMGTVHAYLP, from the coding sequence ATGTTTGATGTGAACTGGCTGGCGATTGTGCTGGGGGCACTTGCGGGATTTGTTGTGGGTGGAATCTGGTATGGCCCGGTGATGGGCAAGAAATGGATCGGCGCGGTCGGCCTGACCGAGGATCAGATCAAGGAAGGCAATATGGGTCTGATTTATGGCGGAGCATTCGCATTTTCACTGCTTGCCAGCTGGACAATGGCGCATACTTTCGCGAGTTATGGTTATGATCTGTCTGTGTTTGCGAAGATTATGACCGCATTCGGAGTAGCACTTGGTTTCATTGTTCCGGCGATCGGGACAAATTACCTGTTCTCGCAAAAATCGAAATTGCTCTTCTTTATAGACGCAGGATATTGGCTAATCTTCTACCTCGCGATGGGGACAGTCCACGCGTATTTGCCGTAG
- the edd gene encoding phosphogluconate dehydratase: MSSLHDTLHRVTQRVIANSKDGRARYLELIKREADNQPDRNAVSCSNLAHAYAGAEEDQKALMAHRGPNIGIVTSYNDMLSAHQPYGRYPDRLKIYAREIGATAQVAGATPAMCDGVTQGETGMELSLFSRDVIALSTSVALSHAMYDGALMLGICDKIVPGLLMGALRFGHLPAIFVPSGPMPSGISNKQKQATRQLYAEGKATRAELLESELGSYHSPGTCTFYGTANSNQMMMEMMGLHIPGSAFIQPGTKLRQALDRAAVHRVAEIGINGDDYRPLGHCVDEKAIINAAVGLLATGGSTNHAIHIPAMARAAGVQFDWNDLSELSHVVPLMAKVYPNGSGDVNHFHDAGGMGYIIQELLAAGLAHQDLLTVGDSDLARYAQEPGLDGDALTWREVGPSGDDDMLRPPGNPFHHDGGMTLVEGNLGRACFKTSAVSEDRYTVEAPCRVFENQADVAAAFKAGELEKDVVVVVRFQGPRANGMPELHSLTPPLAVLQDRGYKVALVTDGRMSGASGKVPAAIHCTPEALGGGPLAKLQDGDVVRLCAKTGALSTTADLAAREAAPDPRNEAGFGRELFTMFRAHADGAEQGGSSMMSQAGL; this comes from the coding sequence ATGAGTAGTCTCCACGATACCCTCCACCGAGTTACGCAGCGGGTTATTGCCAATTCGAAAGATGGCCGCGCGCGCTATCTGGAACTGATTAAGCGCGAAGCGGATAATCAGCCTGACCGAAATGCAGTATCCTGTTCGAACCTTGCCCATGCCTATGCGGGCGCAGAGGAAGACCAGAAGGCGCTGATGGCGCATCGCGGCCCCAATATCGGGATCGTCACCAGCTATAACGACATGCTCTCGGCGCATCAGCCCTATGGCCGCTATCCTGACCGCCTGAAGATCTACGCCAGAGAGATCGGCGCAACCGCGCAAGTCGCAGGCGCCACTCCGGCAATGTGCGACGGCGTGACGCAGGGTGAAACGGGCATGGAATTGTCACTGTTCAGCCGCGACGTGATCGCACTTAGCACCAGCGTCGCGCTCAGCCATGCGATGTATGACGGCGCGCTGATGCTGGGCATTTGCGACAAGATCGTTCCCGGCTTGCTGATGGGCGCATTGCGCTTCGGCCATTTACCTGCGATTTTCGTGCCCAGCGGCCCAATGCCCAGCGGTATTTCAAACAAGCAGAAACAAGCGACGCGCCAGCTGTATGCAGAGGGCAAGGCCACCCGCGCCGAATTGCTGGAAAGCGAGCTTGGAAGCTACCATTCGCCGGGAACTTGCACTTTCTACGGCACCGCCAATTCCAACCAGATGATGATGGAGATGATGGGCCTGCATATTCCGGGCAGCGCGTTCATCCAGCCCGGCACCAAACTTCGGCAAGCGCTCGACCGCGCGGCGGTTCACCGCGTCGCCGAGATTGGGATCAATGGCGATGACTACCGCCCGTTGGGCCATTGCGTCGATGAAAAGGCGATCATCAACGCCGCCGTGGGCCTGCTTGCAACCGGCGGATCGACCAATCATGCGATCCATATTCCGGCGATGGCGCGCGCTGCTGGAGTTCAGTTTGACTGGAATGATCTTTCGGAACTGTCGCACGTCGTCCCGCTGATGGCGAAGGTCTATCCCAACGGTTCGGGGGATGTGAACCATTTCCACGACGCAGGCGGTATGGGCTATATTATTCAGGAATTGCTCGCCGCCGGATTGGCGCATCAGGACCTGCTGACCGTGGGTGACAGCGATCTTGCACGCTATGCCCAAGAACCCGGTCTCGATGGTGACGCGCTGACTTGGCGGGAAGTCGGACCAAGCGGTGATGACGATATGCTGCGGCCACCCGGCAATCCGTTTCACCACGATGGCGGGATGACGCTAGTCGAAGGCAATCTTGGCCGCGCCTGTTTCAAAACCAGCGCCGTTTCGGAAGATCGCTACACTGTCGAGGCGCCATGCCGCGTATTTGAAAACCAAGCCGACGTCGCCGCTGCGTTTAAAGCTGGCGAGCTGGAAAAGGACGTGGTGGTTGTAGTCCGTTTCCAAGGGCCTCGCGCCAACGGAATGCCCGAATTGCACTCTCTCACCCCGCCGCTCGCAGTCTTGCAGGACCGCGGATACAAAGTCGCGTTGGTCACAGACGGGCGCATGTCAGGCGCGAGCGGCAAGGTTCCGGCGGCCATCCACTGCACACCCGAAGCGCTGGGCGGCGGCCCGCTGGCGAAATTGCAAGACGGCGACGTTGTGCGTCTTTGCGCGAAAACGGGGGCTCTCAGCACCACAGCCGATCTGGCCGCGCGAGAGGCCGCGCCCGACCCACGCAACGAAGCCGGGTTTGGCCGCGAATTGTTCACAATGTTCCGCGCCCATGCGGATGGGGCGGAACAAGGCGGTTCATCGATGATGTCACAGGCGGGATTATAG
- the zwf gene encoding glucose-6-phosphate dehydrogenase — protein MSFTADRLLLFGATGDLSQRMLLPSLCALHADELIAEDVKIIGTARSEMTDAEFRNFAREALEKHLPADRRGGMAEFLNRLSYQALDATKPDGFESLAEKVGTPERGLAIFLSTAPSLFEPTIKGLQHAGLVGENVRMCLEKPLGTDLASSCEINDAVASAFPEDRIFRIDHYLGKETVQNLLALRFANIMFEPLWNAAHIDHVQITVGETVGLESRVAYYDDSGAIRDMVQNHMLQLLALVAMEPPGNFDATSVRDEKVKVLRSLRDVKEGETVTGQYRAGAIKGEAVPGYDDELGKQSDTETFVAIKAHVDNWRWKGVPFYLRTGKRLPERVTEIIVQFRSVPHSIFAGAKGSSAPKMVANKLVIGIQPKENISLNLMAKVPGLDRDGIRLRSVPLDIAMPDAFTGTHKRIAYERLLLDLIEGDQTLFVRRDEVEAQWNWIDAIRAGWSDHGQTPQTYTSGSWGPSAAIALAERDGVSWHE, from the coding sequence ATGAGTTTTACCGCCGACCGCCTGCTGTTGTTCGGGGCCACGGGTGATCTGTCGCAGCGAATGTTGCTGCCCTCGCTGTGCGCGCTCCATGCTGACGAGCTGATCGCTGAAGATGTGAAGATCATCGGCACCGCCCGGTCCGAGATGACCGATGCCGAGTTTCGCAATTTCGCGCGCGAGGCGCTGGAGAAACATCTGCCTGCCGACCGGCGCGGCGGTATGGCGGAGTTTTTGAACCGGCTGAGTTATCAGGCATTGGACGCGACGAAGCCGGACGGATTTGAATCTCTGGCAGAAAAGGTCGGCACGCCCGAGCGCGGCCTCGCGATTTTCCTGTCGACCGCGCCCAGCCTGTTCGAACCGACGATCAAGGGCTTGCAACACGCAGGACTCGTCGGCGAAAATGTCCGCATGTGTCTGGAAAAGCCGCTCGGCACAGATTTGGCCAGCAGCTGCGAGATTAACGACGCGGTAGCCAGCGCCTTTCCCGAAGACCGCATTTTCCGGATTGACCATTATCTGGGCAAGGAAACGGTGCAGAATCTGCTCGCTTTGCGCTTTGCCAACATCATGTTCGAACCGCTGTGGAATGCCGCCCATATTGACCATGTGCAGATCACTGTGGGCGAAACCGTCGGCCTCGAAAGCCGCGTCGCCTATTATGACGATTCAGGCGCAATCCGGGACATGGTGCAGAACCATATGCTGCAGTTGCTGGCGCTGGTGGCGATGGAGCCTCCGGGCAATTTCGACGCGACTTCGGTGCGTGATGAAAAGGTCAAAGTGCTGCGGTCTTTGCGCGATGTGAAGGAAGGCGAAACGGTAACCGGCCAATATCGTGCAGGCGCGATCAAGGGCGAAGCTGTGCCGGGCTATGATGACGAATTGGGCAAGCAATCGGACACTGAAACTTTCGTGGCGATCAAGGCTCACGTCGACAATTGGCGCTGGAAAGGCGTGCCGTTCTATCTGCGCACGGGCAAACGTCTGCCTGAACGGGTGACCGAAATCATCGTCCAGTTCCGCTCTGTTCCGCATTCCATCTTCGCCGGAGCCAAGGGATCATCCGCGCCCAAAATGGTCGCAAACAAGCTGGTCATCGGCATCCAGCCGAAGGAAAATATCTCGCTCAACCTAATGGCCAAAGTTCCCGGACTGGACCGCGACGGTATTCGCCTGCGTAGCGTTCCGCTCGACATTGCGATGCCCGATGCCTTTACCGGCACGCATAAACGGATTGCCTATGAGCGGCTGCTTCTCGATTTAATTGAAGGCGACCAGACCCTGTTCGTCCGCCGCGACGAGGTGGAGGCGCAATGGAACTGGATCGATGCCATCCGCGCTGGCTGGTCCGACCATGGTCAGACCCCGCAAACCTACACATCGGGCAGCTGGGGCCCAAGCGCCGCGATCGCCCTTGCCGAACGCGACGGAGTAAGCTGGCATGAGTAG
- a CDS encoding transglutaminase-like domain-containing protein — MPIDISAKFAFETTEPTDILLQFEAAAIPEQRILSSNTSLSDAAHCARVPAGDDIGERIWLDSTGRFDVEYSATVELERMLSPISSLARVDPHDLPGEAVKYLFDSRYCQADRLQSFAHDKFGDLTGGARVMAMHGWIAENFQYVPGSSDAKTTAVDSFIERRGICRDYAHVMVTFARASGIPARFVSCYAPQVTPQDFHAVAEVFLEDPTIPGGGARGGAWYLIDATNMANAEDIVKIGVGRDAADVSFMTSFGQSEFLFSEVAVSTS, encoded by the coding sequence ATGCCCATAGACATCTCCGCCAAATTCGCTTTTGAAACCACTGAGCCGACAGATATCCTGCTTCAGTTCGAGGCGGCTGCTATCCCTGAGCAGCGCATCCTGTCTTCCAACACCAGCCTGTCCGATGCGGCGCATTGTGCGCGGGTTCCCGCAGGGGATGATATCGGGGAGCGGATCTGGCTGGACAGCACAGGCCGTTTTGATGTCGAATATAGCGCCACGGTGGAGCTTGAGCGGATGCTCAGCCCGATCAGTAGTCTGGCCCGCGTGGATCCGCATGATTTGCCGGGCGAAGCGGTCAAATATCTGTTCGATTCGCGCTATTGTCAGGCGGACCGGTTGCAAAGCTTTGCCCATGACAAATTCGGCGATTTGACGGGCGGCGCGCGGGTAATGGCCATGCACGGCTGGATCGCTGAAAATTTCCAATATGTCCCCGGCAGTTCGGATGCGAAAACCACCGCAGTCGACAGCTTTATCGAACGGCGCGGAATTTGCCGCGATTACGCCCATGTCATGGTCACCTTTGCCCGGGCCAGCGGAATTCCGGCGCGGTTCGTCAGTTGCTATGCGCCGCAGGTCACGCCGCAGGATTTCCACGCGGTCGCCGAGGTTTTCCTTGAGGACCCGACTATTCCCGGCGGGGGTGCCCGGGGCGGCGCATGGTATCTGATCGACGCGACCAATATGGCCAACGCCGAAGACATTGTGAAGATTGGCGTGGGCCGTGATGCTGCCGATGTCAGCTTCATGACCAGTTTCGGGCAAAGCGAGTTTCTGTTCAGCGAAGTGGCCGTCAGCACCTCCTGA
- the rimO gene encoding 30S ribosomal protein S12 methylthiotransferase RimO, with product MNTTTLPEAKKVGMVSLGCPKALVDSERILTRLRADGYAMSPDYAGADVVLVNTCGFLDSAKEESLQAIGEAIAENGRVIVTGCMGEEADAIRAAHPQVLAVTGAHQYEQVVEAVHLYAPPSQGPFVDLIPQPDIKLTPRHYSYLKISEGCNHSCSFCIIPDLRGKLASRRIDAVLREAEKLVAAGTKELLVISQDTSAYGVDTRHDPRQWKGREVRAHMTDLARELGQLRTPEGDTPWTRLHYVYPYPHVDAVIPLMAEGLLTPYLDIPFQHASPKVLKAMKRPANEAKVLERLKNWREICPEIAVRSSFVVGFPGETEDDFKYLIDWLEEAQLDRVGAFRFEPVEGAQANALPDPVPEEIKEERYARLMEVTARISAAKLTAKIGKTLPVIIDEVGDPDEDGDIGATARSQADAPEIDGNVFLRNVPATLKSGDFITVEIEDADAHDLFGVPA from the coding sequence ATGAACACGACAACACTCCCCGAGGCCAAGAAGGTCGGCATGGTCAGCCTCGGTTGCCCCAAGGCTTTGGTCGATTCCGAGCGTATTCTTACGCGCCTGCGGGCAGACGGCTATGCGATGTCGCCCGATTATGCCGGGGCAGATGTGGTGCTGGTCAACACTTGCGGCTTCCTCGATAGCGCCAAGGAGGAAAGCCTCCAGGCTATCGGTGAAGCCATCGCAGAAAACGGCCGCGTGATCGTAACCGGTTGTATGGGCGAAGAAGCCGACGCGATCCGCGCCGCTCACCCCCAAGTCCTCGCCGTTACTGGCGCGCATCAGTATGAGCAGGTGGTCGAAGCGGTTCACCTCTACGCGCCGCCCAGCCAGGGGCCGTTCGTCGACCTGATCCCGCAACCGGATATCAAACTCACTCCGCGTCATTACAGCTATCTCAAGATTTCGGAGGGCTGCAACCATTCCTGCTCCTTCTGCATTATCCCCGATCTGCGCGGCAAGTTGGCCAGCCGCCGAATTGATGCCGTCCTGCGCGAGGCAGAGAAATTGGTCGCCGCCGGCACCAAGGAACTGCTCGTCATCAGTCAGGACACCTCTGCTTACGGCGTTGATACCCGCCATGATCCGCGCCAATGGAAGGGCCGCGAAGTCCGCGCCCACATGACCGACCTCGCCCGCGAGCTTGGCCAATTGCGCACGCCGGAGGGTGACACCCCCTGGACCCGGCTCCATTATGTCTACCCCTACCCGCATGTTGACGCGGTGATCCCGCTGATGGCGGAGGGGCTGCTGACGCCATACCTCGATATTCCTTTCCAGCACGCCAGCCCCAAAGTCCTTAAGGCGATGAAACGCCCCGCGAACGAGGCGAAAGTCCTCGAACGCCTTAAAAACTGGCGCGAAATCTGCCCCGAAATCGCGGTCCGCAGCAGCTTCGTCGTCGGCTTCCCCGGCGAGACCGAGGATGACTTTAAATATCTGATCGACTGGCTGGAAGAAGCGCAGCTCGACCGCGTTGGCGCCTTCCGCTTTGAACCCGTCGAAGGCGCTCAGGCCAATGCCCTGCCAGACCCCGTGCCCGAGGAAATCAAGGAAGAGCGATACGCCCGGCTGATGGAAGTCACCGCCCGTATCAGCGCCGCCAAGCTGACCGCCAAAATCGGCAAAACCCTGCCCGTCATCATCGACGAGGTTGGCGATCCTGACGAAGATGGTGACATCGGCGCCACCGCCCGCAGCCAAGCTGACGCACCCGAAATCGACGGCAATGTCTTCCTGCGCAACGTGCCTGCCACGCTGAAATCAGGCGACTTCATCACCGTTGAAATCGAAGATGCCGACGCGCATGATTTGTTCGGCGTGCCTGCGTAA